In the genome of Anabaena cylindrica PCC 7122, the window GTCCAGTGTCGCTTAAGCTTTCTTCGACTCCATTGCGGAAAAAATCGAGTAAGCAGTGAGATGCACCTGCATTTTTATCTTCTTTGGTAGCGTTGAGGACAACTAAATAACGAACATGAGGATTCAATAATAAGTTACGAACTAGTAGGTTTATTCCTCTGGTGGGCGAATACAACTGCCCAATTACAGCATAATCTGACGGTTGCAGGTGTTTTGCGATCGCTTGCTTCACTGTCCACCCTGTAATTACTGCTGTTTGCCCGTTTCCGTAAATTAACTGATTCGGCTTGTGCTTTGCTGTATAACTAAATTCAGTTACTTGACCTGTTCCCTTCATGATTCGTTAAAAGTCAAATTTTACCATTCTAGCGAGGATCATAGAATAATATATCTTAATTTTTACAAATCTTAAATTTGACAGAAAAAACAATAAATACGCTGGAATTTAGATAAAAATAAAGCTGTTTGTACAGATAAATAAAAATTTGATTATGTTATAATCCGCATTAATGCGGACGCATTTAAATTCATATTAATAGAGCAATTTTTTCGGGAATGTCATGAATTTTAATGAATTAAAACTATGTGGCAAATCAAAATAAAAAATTGGTTATTTAAACATAGAGATAAAAAGCTGATTAGTCTCAACTTATTAATAGCAATAGCCTACAATATTTGTGTTATAATTAGCTTGGAATTCACTTCTTTACCAGGGAAAGTTGCGGCTGTTTGGTTCCCTTCAGGAATGACATTAGCCGCAGTGTTTTTATTAGGTAATCGAGTATTTCCTGGAATTATTTTGGGTTCTATACTTGGTCTTTCTAAAAATTTATTGGGTTTAACACCGCCTTTATCAATTTTAAATTTTATTTTACTGAATGTTATCTGTGCTTGTGGTAATTGTTTACAACCTTTTGCCGCTACTTATCTAATTAAACAGTTTGCTCGTCATGAAAATATATTTAATCAGGTCAATTCAATCTTTTTATTTATTCTGGGTGCTGTTGCTTCGCCAATTATATCAGCGACTATGGGAATTACAGCGTCGTGTTTGATGGGAACGACTCCTTGGAATAGTTATGGTATTAGCTGGTTAGTATGGTGGTTGACAAGTGCTTTAGCTCACCTGATATTCACGCCATCATTACTCTTATGGAAAACCTATTTACATAAAAAAGAATATTACTACCGTAGAGGGGAGACACTAGTAGTATTGAGCATTATTCTATGTATAAACTGGCTCACATATATGGGCGGACATCATTTGGAATACACTTTGCTCCCTATGTTGATATGGTCTGTTTTTCGTCTTGGTAATTTTGTTTCTAGTATTTTTGTGACTTTGGTTTCTGCGATCGCTATTTTTGCCACGTCACAAGGATACGGACCATTTGTGAAAGACGAACCCTATCAATCGTTTATGCTTTTACAATCCTTCACAGGTGTTTTTTCAATTACTGCACTTGTACTTTCAGCCGTGATTGATGAACGACAAGTAGCTGAGTTATCTCTAAACCAGACCTTAGCCACACAAGAAATAAAAATTAAAGAACGAACAGCAGCATTGCAACAGAGTGAGTCCCAACTTAATGGCTTTTTTTCATCTGCCTCAATTGGGATGTGTATTTTAGATCAGGAACTTAGGTATATTCGAGTTAATGAAATAATCGCAGAAATTAACGGGATATCGGTTGCTGATCACCTGGGTAAGAAAATTCAAGAAATATTACCGCAACTATCTCCAGATATAGAATATATTTGTCAGCAGGTGATCGCTACAGGAAAACCTATAAGAAATCAAGAAATAAGCTTTAAATTTCATCCCCAAGTAGGTATTTCTAGAACTTGGTTAGCTTCATATTTCCCCATCTTTGATGCAGATAGTATTCCCTTTGCGGTGGGAGTAGTTGTTATGGAAATTAGCGATCGCA includes:
- a CDS encoding MASE1 domain-containing protein, whose translation is MWQIKIKNWLFKHRDKKLISLNLLIAIAYNICVIISLEFTSLPGKVAAVWFPSGMTLAAVFLLGNRVFPGIILGSILGLSKNLLGLTPPLSILNFILLNVICACGNCLQPFAATYLIKQFARHENIFNQVNSIFLFILGAVASPIISATMGITASCLMGTTPWNSYGISWLVWWLTSALAHLIFTPSLLLWKTYLHKKEYYYRRGETLVVLSIILCINWLTYMGGHHLEYTLLPMLIWSVFRLGNFVSSIFVTLVSAIAIFATSQGYGPFVKDEPYQSFMLLQSFTGVFSITALVLSAVIDERQVAELSLNQTLATQEIKIKERTAALQQSESQLNGFFSSASIGMCILDQELRYIRVNEIIAEINGISVADHLGKKIQEILPQLSPDIEYICQQVIATGKPIRNQEISFKFHPQVGISRTWLASYFPIFDADSIPFAVGVVVMEISDRKQLELQLQQQVRLDGLTQIANRRHFDEVLFKEWQRCIRTQQPLSLLICDADEFKAYNDAYGHPMGDSCLIQIAQILKINVQRPNDLVARYGGEEFAILLPETTSEGAFHIANSIQEHIHQVNIPHPRSRVCDHVTLSIGIATCIPVAETRPEEIVITADQALYEAKNQGRDRIVLKI